From a region of the Babesia bovis T2Bo chromosome 1, whole genome shotgun sequence genome:
- a CDS encoding Condensin complex subunit 2 family protein: protein MASRKRSRDVDSSEISEAPQPVSKKVTGPSGNTQDLLTLFTDCMSALSTNKICSRNAFEVGIIDHMTDLVHLDDGSVDDDVVELLPEDTSSGASRRLNFTRASKVVESASKIYGYRIEAIYDQTFNVLMSMNSANQADGTSGSTSATKPRGRHRVKIDLTTSSRTLAPESEVTLTEIPMDNVILDPYFLKISSMFDHSGAMGLLLINLQVTDDLSLDLDGDSLVFPPPRARSEHDDSNVILSRDAVKKCFFGNTEPKRMEILPEAAYFRQELERLREMRRRKECGDVIASDSDGEINPEPESKHIDFFKVRQPIAPIEDSLEPMDAMGHIDDVPEDTVHDMPISGTPPDTGSDTGSVPNSTGIALRQRLAEIDLIGGSQFSYYTSVPVKTHVPSSKNKGSDTEPDDTNLKTQRPVKSRQNITNDLESYLRNIDLEEKIASVELSTVFTTPKAVGKKAPSTFAASDFTGAIYRFNDTFLTRLGLLGNRCLRFVSDHEWRNGPNTDSSVPILQVHYCADIDAPYSTMRISENFSWRLDEQVGLLDEDDMWNASNDFEDPELPLTQDGPVVANIESMYESEPGEPLLALSQHADPAAISQWPREGAIVPAPVAAYVDIFKIKKTLCGVIVPPPAFHEALEDKQQIDKEHGSGNTQSEYSCGFQDAVTDTVSRLMDSDVAALTSHILFVCLLHVCNEQDLLLKQSRPLEDFVICAGAPKEQHLGDVQGSL, encoded by the coding sequence ATGGCTTCTAGAAAGCGTTCTCGTGATGTTGATTCATCGGAGATTTCCGAGGCGCCGCAGCCTGTATCTAAGAAGGTGACGGGACCTTCGGGTAACACTCAGGATCTCTTGACGCTGTTCACTGACTGCATGAGCGCCTTATCTACAAACAAAATATGCAGTCGCAATGCCTTTGAGGTGGGTATCATTGACCACATGACTGATTTGGTCCACCTTGATGACGGTTCCGTCGATGACGATGTCGTTGAATTGCTCCCTGAAGATACATCTAGCGGCGCTTCGCGCCGCTTGAACTTCACTCGTGCTTCCAAGGTTGTTGAAAGTGCCAGCAAGATATATGGCTACCGCATTGAGGCTATTTATGACCAGACCTTCAATGTATTGATGAGCATGAACAGTGCTAATCAAGCTGATGGCACTTCGGGTAGCACGAGTGCCACAAAACCACGCGGTCGCCATCGTGTTAAGATTGATTTAACAACCAGTTCACGTACACTGGCACCTGAATCTGAAGTCACGCTTACTGAGATTCCTATGGATAACGTCATTCTCGATCCATACTTCCTGAAGATATCTTCTATGTTCGACCACAGCGGTGCTATGGGTCTGTTATTGATTAATCTTCAGGTGACTGATGACTTATCACTGGACCTCGATGGTGACAGTTTGGTATTCCCACCACCCCGAGCTAGGTCCGAACATGACGACTCCAATGTGATACTATCTCGGGATGCAGTAAAAAAGTGTTTTTTTGGAAATACCGAGCCCAAGCGTATGGAAATACTACCTGAAGCTGCATATTTCCGTCAGGAATTAGAACGACTCCGCGAAATGCGTCGTCGTAAGGAGTGTGGCGACGTCATTGCATCTGATTCCGATGGAGAAATAAATCCTGAGCCCGAAAGTAAACACATTGACTTCTTTAAAGTAAGACAACCTATCGCACCGATTGAGGACAGTCTAGAACCCATGGATGCAATGGGTCATATTGACGACGTACCGGAAGACACAGTTCATGATATGCCCATCTCCGGTACTCCACCTGACACGGGCAGTGACACTGGGTCAGTGCCTAATAGCACTGGCATTGCTTTAAGGCAACGACTCGCAGAGATTGATTTGATTGGTGGCTCTCAGTTTTCATATTACACGTCAGTTCCAGTTAAGACCCATGTCCCATCAAGTAAAAACAAGGGAAGTGACACCGAACCGGACGATACGAATTTGAAGACCCAACGACCTGTTAAATCGAGACAGAATATAACTAATGACCTGGAGAGCTATTTGAGGAATATTGACTTAGAGGAGAAAATTGCCTCCGTGGAGCTATCTACGGTATTCACTACACCGAAGGCAGTGGGCAAGAAAGCGCCCAGCACATTCGCTGCAAGCGACTTCACGGGTGCTATATACAGGTTTAATGATACGTTTTTAACTAGGTTGGGCCTCCTGGGTAACCGTTGTTTAAGGTTTGTCAGTGACCATGAATGGCGTAATGGGCCTAATACTGATTCGTCGGTACCGATACTCCAGGTACATTACTGTGCTGACATTGATGCCCCGTACAGTACAATGCGGATATCGGAAAATTTTTCATGGCGTTTGGATGAACAGGTTGGTTTACTGGACGAGGACGATATGTGGAATGCGTCTAATGACTTCGAGGATCCCGAATTGCCTCTAACGCAAGATGGACCTGTGGTAGCCAACATCGAGTCAATGTACGAATCTGAACCTGGCGAACCCCTGCTGGCACTCAGCCAGCATGCTGACCCAGCTGCCATATCGCAATGGCCTCGGGAGGGTGCTATAGTCCCGGCACCGGTGGCTGCCTACGTGGATATATTCAAGATTAAGAAGACGCTCTGTGGCGTGATAGTGCCACCACCTGCCTTCCATGAAGCCCTGGAAGATAAGCAACAGATAGACAAAGAGCATGGCTCGGGCAATACCCAATCGGAATATTCCTGTGGATTCCAGGATGCCGTTACCGATACAGTATCACGTCTAATGGACAGTGATGTTGCTGCCTTGACCAGCCATATACTGTTTGTGTGCCTCCTGCATGTATGCAACGAACAGGATCTGCTACTCAAGCAGAGTCGCCCACTAGAGgactttgttatatgtgCCGGTGCACCCAAGGAACAGCACCTGGGTGATGTGCAGGGCTCACTTTAA
- a CDS encoding Sec1 family protein: MSLKVKAKERLIWAIRQVVVPYGRVMLLVDNRSLRIVSACCSVSDLLDEGVDLVELIDKKRQPMRSKTALYLLSDDYQSVSYFVKDFTPGKELYKAAYLMFNGHMEDDRALRQIAEKVDMKRILACMELHLNFLPYENRLFHGNLGFTILDLYPSHHGNIIHSIASRIASVCSTMGALPQIRYHAAPNGLPELVAKATQKLINCTTPEDTPATDDLLLIVDRSYDAIAMHIHEYTYQALIYDVLKIPCCTDPLDQRNDDVWEFEFVNNIGKPEKRTALLTCEKDVLWERFRHQHIQKVNELVSEEIEQIAGNAASGALGKTANTQEVLKAVRELPKTQYMVEKYWAHVALTERAFEQLETANLVKLGALEQAIATNTDTGGGKYSHTKALQQLANVLSDVEVLDELKARLILLYMAAYRNVTIKHVNELITAATIAPSYATIIQKFDELNLGPPPLEATTAASPRNAGQPPKIVHKHYEKGDAHAYYKKHGTATEYELSRYMPEIRHVIGRSIAGTLDKDRFPTLHTGTRETTGQKASNKRVMLYMIGGITFAEMRVVCDMAEKTGVDIYLGGDTIVVPSALMDNMKHAFSAMERT, from the exons ATGTCGCTCAAAGTAAAAGCCAAAGAGC GCCTTATCTGGGCAATCAGACAAGTAGTCGTGCCCTATGGAAGGGTAATGCTGCTGGTAGATAATAGAAGCCTACGCATAGTATCAGCCTGCTGCTCAGTTAGTGACCTGTTAGACGAAGGAGTCGACCTCGTGGAACTGATTGATAAGAAAAGGCAACCCATGAGATCTAAAACCGCACTATATTTACTTAGCGATGATTATCAATCAGTGTCATATTTTGTCAAAGATTTCACACCAGGAAAGGAACTATACAAAGCAGCATATCTAATGTTCAATGGGCACATGGAAGATGATAGAGCACTGCGTCAAATTGCAGAAAAGGTTGATATGAAGCGTATATTAGCATGTATGGAACTACACCTGAACTTCCTACCATATGAAAATCGTTTGTTCCATGGAAATCTGGGATTCACTATCCTGGATCTGTATCCTAGTCACCATGGTAATATCATACACAGTATCGCATCACGAATAGCGTCAGTATGCTCTACAATGGGAGCACTGCCACAAATAAGGTACCACGCAGCACCCAATGGACTCCCTGAGTTAGTAGCAAAGGCAACGCAAAAACTGATCAACTGTACCACTCCCGAGGATACACCGGCAACAGATGACCTATTGCTTATCGTAGATAGGTCATACGATGCTATCGCAATGCATATACACGAATATACATACCAGGCACTCATATACGATGTGCTGAAAATACCCTGCTGCACCGACCCTTTGGACCAAAGGAATGACGATGTTTGGGAATTTGAATTTGTTAATAACATAGGGAAACCTGAGAAACGGACAGCACTATTAACATGTGAAAAGGATGTACTCTGGGAACGATTTAGGCAccaacatatacaaaaggTTAACGAGCTTGTATCTGAAGAAATTGAACAAATAGCAGGGAATGCAGCATCAGGTGCCTTGGGGAAAACTGCCAATACACAAGAAGTATTGAAGGCAGTGAGGGAACTGCCGAAAACACAATATATGGTGGAAAAATACTGGGCACATGTGGCTTTGACTGAACGGGCATTCGAACAACTGGAGACTGCTAATCTGGTAAAGTTGGGAGCTCTGGAGCAGGCCATAGCAACAAATACTGatactggtggtggtaaaTATAGCCATACCAAAGCATTGCAACAGCTGGCGAATGTTTTATCAGATGTTGAAGTGCTAGATGAATTAAAAGCTAGGCTCATACTGCTGTACATGGCAGCGTACAGAAATGTAACGATAAAGCATGTGAACGAGCTTATCACAGCCGCAACCATCGCCCCGAGTTACGCAACTATTATACAAAAGTTCGATGAATTGAATTTAGGGCCACCGCCATTAGAAGCTACCACTGCAGCATCACCCAGAAATGCTGGTCAGCCACCTAAAATTGTACATAAGCATTATGAAAAAGGAGATGCACACGCATATTATAAGAAACATGGAACAGCTACTGAATATGAACTTTCAAGATACATGCCTGAAATCAGACATGTTATCGGAAGATCGATCGCAGGAACATTGGATAAAGATAGATTTCCCACGTTACATACAGGAACTAGAGAAACAACAGGACAAAAAGCATCAAATAAACGAGttatgctatatatgataGGAGGTATAACATTCGCAGAAATGAGAGTTGTCTGTGATATGGCAGAAAAAACAGGAgttgatatatacctaGGAGGTGACACAATAGTAGTACCAAGCGCCCTCATGGATAACATGAAACACGCATTCTCAGCCATGGAAAGGACATGA
- a CDS encoding thioredoxin and glutathione reductase family protein: MHICYIMRRRTPFVAFLASAAPRVLVTWSYMLLRPGFVYSGSYSTSVVNENLSSLKMSNTNNSAIDPSSVEPELYDLAVIGGGCSGLAAAKEAARLGAKTVLFDYVRPSPRGTKWGLGGTCVNVGCIPKKLMHYAGILGHAEHDREMLGWSDASPKHDWSKMIQTIQNYVKMLNFSYRSGLLTTGVKYINAFATLEKDHQVSYLGPNGPERIKAKHILIAIGTRPIIPEEVKGAYEYSITSDDLMSLSHPVGKTLIVGGSFVALECAGFLTALGYDVTVAVRSIILRGFDRQCAEKVGDLMENMGTRFIRGSSPTSVTKLADGKLEVTFDNGHVETYDTLMYATGRKLHGIYKYLSDLGIKFSKSGLIETDNGMTGYPNVYAVGDVAEGNPALATVAVKDGEMLARRLFGNSNKLMDLNYVPMCVFTPIEYGKCGLSEEEAVKKYGDVDIYLKEFTSLEFSAVHRHKVEWMQTDEMDVDMPPTCLSKMICKKDGTIVGIHFVGPNAGEIIQGLCVAVRLGAKKSDFDDTIGVHPTDAESFMNLTVTKASGESWVQSAGCGGGRCG; this comes from the coding sequence ATGCATATTTGTTACATTATGAGGCGAAGGACTCCTTTTGTAGCATTCCTTGCCTCTGCCGCCCCTCGTGTTTTAGTCACGTGGTCTTATATGCTTTTGAGGCCTGGTTTTGTCTACTCAGGCTCTTATAGTACCTCTGTTGTTAATGAGAATTTATCATCATTGAAGATGTCGAATACTAACAATTCAGCTATTGATCCATCTTCTGTGGAGCCCGAGTTGTATGATTTGGCTGTTATAGGTGGTGGTTGCAGTGGTTTGGCTGCTGCTAAGGAAGCAGCTCGTTTGGGTGCCAAGACTGTGTTGTTTGACTATGTTCGACCATCTCCTAGAGGTACTAAATGGGGACTTGGCGGTACCTGTGTTAATGTAGGTTGTATTCCTAAGAAGTTGATGCACTATGCCGGTATTTTGGGTCACGCTGAGCATGACCGTGAGATGCTGGGTTGGTCTGACGCATCTCCAAAGCATGACTGGTCCAAAATGATCCAAACAATTCAAAATTACGTCAAGATGTTGAATTTTTCATATCGTTCCGGTCTTCTTACCACTGGTGTAAAATACATCAACGCTTTTGCAACTCTTGAGAAGGACCACCAAGTGAGTTACTTGGGTCCCAATGGTCCGGAGCGTATAAAGGCTAAGCACATTTTAATTGCTATTGGTACTCGCCCTATTATTCCAGAGGAAGTGAAGGGCGCTTATGAGTATTCCATTACTTCTGACGACCTGATGAGTTTAAGCCACCCTGTAGGCAAGACATTAATTGTTGGTGGCTCCTTTGTTGCATTGGAGTGTGCTGGATTCTTGACAGCATTGGGTTACGATGTTACCGTTGCTGTGCGTTCGATAATTCTTCGTGGTTTTGACCGCCAGTGTGCGGAGAAGGTTGGTGACCTTATGGAGAACATGGGTACAAGGTTCATTCGTGGCAGCAGTCCGACGTCTGTTACTAAACTAGCTGATGGTAAATTGGAGGTTACCTTTGACAACGGTCATGTTGAGACTTACGACACATTGATGTATGCCACCGGTCGTAAGTTACACGGTATTTATAAGTATTTATCTGATCTTGGTATCAAATTTAGTAAATCGGGGCTCATTGAGACAGATAATGGCATGACCGGCTACCCCAACGTCTATGCAGTTGGTGATGTTGCTGAGGGTAACCCTGCATTGGCTACGGTTGCTGTTAAGGACGGTGAGATGCTTGCTCGCCGTCTGTTTGGCAACAGTAACAAGCTTATGGACTTGAACTACGTGCCAATGTGTGTATTCACTCCCATTGAGTACGGTAAGTGCGGTTTGAGCGAGGAGGAGGCTGTTAAGAAGTACGGTGATGTTGACATATACCTCAAGGAGTTCACTTCTCTTGAGTTTTCAGCTGTACACCGTCACAAGGTCGAGTGGATGCAAACTGATGAGATGGACGTTGACATGCCTCCTACATGCTTGTCTAAGATGATTTGCAAGAAGGACGGTACCATTGTTGGTATCCATTTCGTTGGTCCTAACGCTGGTGAAATCATCCAGGGTCTTTGCGTTGCTGTGCGCCTTGGCGCCAAGAAGTCTGACTTTGACGACACTATCGGTGTTCACCCAACTGATGCGGAGAGCTTCATGAACCTTACTGTGACAAAAGCTTCCGGTGAATCTTGGGTTCAATCTGCTGGTTGCGGTGGTGGTCGTTGCGGTTAG
- a CDS encoding SDA1 family protein, which produces MEGLDALILQIRREPEAHRADFLMKWEEFTASFNVLHLTPHLYNADVMSLLSFVAQCVPYYAGDNDNNVDLRYLPQSTNDSKPSRRPSLKSVSTSLTDHSSTNDGGPGSAVTDQSCLGRELCMMLIDFIKSYRKGLNIKMLKQMLSTTFLLRSKRLIDMFTIWPEWLALLDLDDRDARKRLFVFIVRDLTIVSQQVKDANVIRAMKRLFYDYLRAKSLQVQLLTCCICVEMHKRRLWRDEHTVNNIAQCALASNLKLVLAGAHFLLGTRNHFDVAFEALEDLEEEIASLETLNKQQGHSGVGAHSKKSEGRQNRLSRSKKSVAKQLERRKKRLELCQIREFAAIDELHDPQKFTERLFERCRNKDVTFGAKLILLHLISLVIARHKLLVPSFYSFLLKYINHKQRLVTKILAISAQAVHTNLPPGILDPLLTAILDQFVSEDRSNEVITAGINTLREIASRAPLLFPEDMVAQIVEFRNIKNKAVSTATKSFINLYREHAPELLHPTLRGREAGTRLTQAKRGKLSKAPIPFSDAQILSQEDFRLKNYMAGMEEVEETATDEEIEMESDGISEDLDEDDVSMEETDEYSDSDSDDLNETTPDEPKRKRAIKSDSSDDTDDEEDEEDRIKVNPDDLIYGSKRKRVAAEARREAAKARLERKKQHHTAESRAGNKQSTTNRVKARNKPVLMTMQSKRVRGKQSQNIAEKLASLKRHLKSLKTGNVKHKKRRR; this is translated from the exons ATGGAAGGTCTTGATGCCCTGATTTTGCAAATTCGGCGGGAACCTGAGGCACATAGGGCTGATTTtttgatgaaatgggaGGAATTCACTGCATCCTTTAATGTATTACATTTAACACCTCATCTATACAATGCTGATGTTATGTCTTTGTTGAGTTTTGTTGCCCAG TGTGTCCCTTATTACGCTGGCGATAATGATAACAATGTTGATTTGCGTTACTTACCGCAATCAACCAATGATTCCAAACCTTCACGTCGCCCATCATTGAAATCGGTTAGTACCAGTTTGACTGATCATAGCAGTACGAACGATGGCGGTCCAGGGAGTGCGGTCACTGACCAATCGTGTCTTGGTCGAGAATTGTGTATGATGTTGATCGACTTCATTAAAAGTTATCGCAAGGGTCTTAACATTAAGATGCTTAAACAAATGCTAAGTACTACATTTTTATTACGTAGCAAGCGGTTAATCGACATGTTTAC AATATGGCCTGAGTGGCTTGCTCTTTTAGATCTTGATGACCGTGACGCTCGAAAGCGTCTGTTCGTCTTTATTGTGCGTGACCTGACTATAGTATCCCAACAGGTAAAGGATGCAAAT GTCATCCGAGCCATGAAACGTTTATTCTATGACTACTTGCGTGCAAAGAGTCTTCAAGTTCAGCTGCTCACGTGCTGTATATGCGTGGAGATGCACAAGCGTCGCTTATGGCGTGATGAGCACACCGTTAACAACATCGCACAGTGCGCATTGGCATCTAACCTTAAATTAGTTCTTGCGGGTGCTCACTTTTTACTGGGCACTCGTAATCATTTTGATGTGGCTTTTGAGGCTCTGGAAGACCTCGAAGAGGAGATTGCATCCTTAGAGACTCTAAATAAGCAGCAGGGTCATTCCGGTGTAGGAGCTCATTCCAAGAAGAGTGAAGGCCGTCAGAATCGTTTGTCTCGGTCCAAGAAGAGTGTAGCCAAACAATTAGAACGTCGTAAAAAGAGACTGGAATTATGTCAAATACGCGAGTTTGCGGCTATTGATGAGTTACACGACCCTCAAAAGTTTACTGAGCGTTTATTTGAGCGCTGCCGTAACAAGGACGTTACATTTGGTGCTAAACTCATATTGCTCCATTTAATCAGTCTAGTTATCGCGCGTCACAAGTTACTTGTTCCTAGTTTCTACAGCTTCCTgctgaaatatataaaccacAAGCAGCGGCTGGTAACCAAGATACTAGCTATATCTGCTCAAGCTGTGCATACTAATCTTCCACCTGGTATTTTGGACCCGCTGTTAACCGCTATTCTTGATCAGTTCGTTAGTGAAGACCGCTCCAACGAGGTGATTACTGCTGGTATAAACACTCTTAGGGAGATTGCTTCTCGTGCTCCTCTACTATTCCCTGAGGACATGGTTGCTCAGATTGTAGAGTTCCGCAACATCAAGAATAAGG CTGTATCTACGGCCACCAAGTCGTTTATTAACCTTTACCGTGAGCATGCTCCTGAGCTTTTGCATCCCACACTACGTGGTCGTGAAGCTGGGACGCGTCTTACACAGGCCAAGCGCGGGAAGCTGTCTAAGGCACCAATTCCATTTAGTGACGCCCAGATTCTATCACAGGAAGATTTCCGGTTGAAGAACTATATGGCAGGCATGGAAGAAGTCGAAGAAACTGCTACGGATGAAGAGATAGAGATGGAATCAGATGGAATATCAGAGGATCTCGACGAGGACGATGTATCCATGGAGGAGACTGACGAGTACTCCGATAGTGATTCTGATGACCTCAATGAGACAACGCCAGACGAACCAAAAAGGAAGCGGGCTATCAAAAGCGACTCTAGTGACGATACTGACGACGAGGAGGATGAAGAAGACCGAATTAAGGTCAACCCTGATGATTTGATATACGGGTCAAAGCGGAAACGAGTTGCGGCAGAAGCCAGGCGTGAGGCCGCTAAAGCCAGACTCGAACGCAAAAAACAGCATCACACAGCTGAGAGTCGTGCCGGTAATAAACAAAGTACTACAAACCGAGTTAAAGCCCGTAACAAACCGGTACTCATGACCATGCAGAGCAAGCGGGTACGCGGCAAGCAGAGTCAAAACATAGCGGAGAAACTCGCATCGCTGAAGCGACACCTCAAGTCACTGAAAACCGGTAATGTCAAGCACAAGAAGCGCAGAAGGTGA
- a CDS encoding Ribosomal L18p/L5e family protein, translating into MCPDGRPRVKWRLDLTRRSELNGAPKPRKLHKRPFWADIFDEAVDIEPLGPPSPQLTEDVVKGERRLRLTLKRSNNQMCATIVDDVTRRVHCFISTNFKYLSNVFGQEPTNNPNIMRNKGGTVKAAYELGKLIGRKARSKGISRVVFDRAGYRYHGRVEALAIGARKVGLDF; encoded by the exons ATGTGCCCTGACGGTCGACCACGTGTTAAATGGCGTTTGGATCTGACCAGGCGCAGTGAGTTGAATGGCGCTCCCAAGCCACGGAAACTACACAAAAGG CCATTTTGGGCTGATATATTCGACGAGGCTGTAGACATTGAGCCTTTAGGCCCTCCCAGTCCACAATTAACGGAGGATGTAGTCAAGGGTGAACGTCGTTTGCGGTTAACTTTGAAACGATCGAACAATCAGATGTGTGCTACTATAGTTGATGACGTTACACGACGCGTACATTGCTTTATTTCTACCAATTTCAAGTATCTGTCTAATGTATTTGGCCAGGAGCCTACCAATAATC CAAATATAATGCGCAATAAGGGCGGCACTGTGAAGGCTGCTTATGAGCTTGGGAAACTGATTGGACGTAAGGCCAGATCAAAGGGTATATCGCGTGTTGTATTTGACCGTGCTGGTTACCG GTACCATGGCAGAGTCGAGGCTTTAGCGATTGGTGCTCGCAAGGTTGGCTTAGATTTTTGA
- a CDS encoding Lipase maturation factor family protein, translating into MEKQSTNKGVETPPPIDDLEQNEPSAEDNLLGGFDPLHSPCHPFFISRDIFVRILCIIFFVSFLGHYNQDPGLIGDHGVWPAREHLTDASNETGFTMFNLAGFLPNNDVYICVLAIVGMILSLVMLCTHMAGTWMCLALWLIKLALITMRSTLPKHNIDLLLLEVGFLAALLYSPFAFFGYEHKEWGVPSTSRWSYYFLLYRGMFCAGVDRIRQGEDPTEAGSDDLKNLMEAIPLSSTITQMVYDFLSGSSVLTTIISSTPLFVELVASVSLIIPIRKCRIIGGFVALFYTLFLGCVSENGSYYLLLASTSILCFDDYFWEEIGCGFLNSLVKHEAEHTLEDLAESRQDDESAPIPDSNSIPMTTPQSLKETIINLLTYKREKQWLGKTLFSRDSFGIEMTEGNYHKWQRAIQVILICGISMFVLDIMVERNSHGTNAIVVFFLSLLLQVQCNVLGTRSSYLKVAGTLFAIHMWLVIEMMIGGVHWWNALLWIGTAELQLGLCNSKTNFYTVANLMIQSVLGLIILYYAVPVVILSLKSKANKASIMAPFGIVNRYDSSEVIGERAPDVIIQGTSDDIVTTGTKWKSYGLHTVPTDPDSLTVNNGGYVYEIDNLLRDVAKKQQGEQATVMPRFLLSLLRALLLNKPAALGLFATNPFRESPPKYVRVIQYNYTISGARGKPWHIRRKRTQIVPPLTLREASEITTEKETSETKQEEKQTDTVETNHVEHGKETKHLKGLQEEDKSSLGEAQSPVHQVIQEISANNRHSGTAQPVA; encoded by the coding sequence ATGGAGAAACAGAGCACGAATAAAGGCGTGGAAACGCCGCCACCTATAGATGATCTTGAACAGAATGAACCCTCCGCAGAGGATAATCTGCTGGGAGGCTTCGATCCTTTACACTCGCCGTGCCACCCTTTCTTCATCAGCCGTGATATCTTTGTACGTATACtatgtataatattttTTGTATCTTTCCTTGGACACTACAACCAAGATCCAGGACTTATCGGAGACCATGGTGTGTGGCCTGCAAGGGAGCATTTAACGGATGCCTCCAATGAAACGGGCTTCACGATGTTCAACCTCGCAGGGTTTCTGCCTAATAACGATGTATACATCTGTGTGTTGGCAATTGTAGGTATGATACTCAGTCTCGTCATGTTGTGTACGCATATGGCCGGAACATGGATGTGTTTGGCATTATGGCTGATCAAGCTCGCGCTCATCACCATGCGATCTACGCTGCCCAAGCACAACATCGACCTGCTGCTACTGGAAGTTGGATTCTTAGCAGCATTGTTGTATTCACCGTTCGCTTTCTTTGGATATGAACACAAGGAATGGGGAGTGCCGTCAACGTCAAGATGGTCGTACTACTTCCTCCTATACAGAGGAATGTTCTGCGCCGGTGTCGACAGGATTCGCCAAGGTGAGGATCCCACGGAAGCTGGAAGCGATGACCTGAAGAATCTTATGGAAGCAATACCGTTGTCATCAACAATTACGCAAATGGTATACGACTTTCTATCAGGGTCATCAGTTCTCACTACCATCATCAGTAGTACACCCCTTTTCGTTGAGCTTGTGGCTTCAGTGTCACTGATCATACCTATAAGGAAATGCAGAATTATCGGAGGTTTCGTGGCACTATTCTATACACTGTTCCTGGGATGCGTAAGTGAAAACGGTAGCTATTACCTATTACTGGCATCAACCTCTATATTGTGCTTCGACGATTACTTCTGGGAAGAAATCGGTTGCGGATTCCTAAACAGTCTTGTCAAGCACGAAGCGGAACATACACTAGAGGATCTAGCAGAAAGTAGACAGGATGATGAAAGCGCACCAATACCAGATTCCAACTCGATACCGATGACCACGCCACAATCGCTTAAGGAAACTATAATTAACCTGTTGACATATAAGCGCGAGAAGCAATGGCTTGGGAAGACGTTGTTCTCAAGAGACTCGTTCGGTATCGAGATGACAGAAGGCAACTATCACAAATGGCAAAGGGCTATACAAGTTATACTCATATGTGGTATCTCCATGTTCGTACTGGATATCATGGTAGAACGTAATAGCCATGGAACTAATGCAATCGTTGTTTTCTTCCTTTCATTGCTGTTGCAGGTACAGTGTAACGTACTCGGTACGCGTTCGTCATATCTCAAAGTAGCAGGAACGTTGTTTGCGATACATATGTGGCTAGTGATAGAAATGATGATAGGCGGCGTACACTGGTGGAACGCACTGTTGTGGATAGGTACCGCAGAACTGCAACTTGGTTTATGCAACTCCAAGACAAACTTCTACACAGTGGCTAACCTTATGATACAGTCGGTACTAGGTCTTATAATCTTGTACTATGCCGTGCCAGTTGTTATCTTGTCGCTTAAAAGTAAAGCTAACAAGGCATCGATCATGGCGCCATTCGGTATCGTCAACAGATATGATAGCTCAGAGGTCATTGGAGAACGTGCTCCAGATGTTATCATCCAGGGTACCAGCGATGATATAGTTACCACCGGAACAAAATGGAAGTCATACGGGTTGCATACAGTACCAACAGACCCTGATTCGTTGACAGTTAATAACGGAGGGTACGTATATGAAATAGACAACCTGCTCAGGGATGTGGCCAAAAAGCAACAAGGAGAACAAGCTACAGTAATGCCAAGATTCTTGCTGTCGTTGCTTAGAGCCCTGTTGCTAAACAAGCCTGCTGCCTTAGGGTTGTTCGCAACTAACCCTTTCAGAGAGTCGCCACCCAAATACGTCAGGGTAATACAATACAACTATACCATATCAGGGGCACGTGGGAAACCATGGCACATCAGAAGAAAACGTACCCAAATCGTCCCGCCACTCACATTAAGGGAGGCATCTGAAATTACTACAGAAAAAGAAACAAGTGAAACTAAACAAgaagaaaaacaaacagaTACAGTTGAAACTAACCATGTTGAACATGGTAAAGAAACTAAACATTTAAAAGGATTGCAAGAGGAGGATAAGAGCTCACTGGGTGAAGCACAATCCCCCGTTCACCAAGTAATCCAAGAAATATCTGCAAACAACAGACATAGTGGTACCGCACAGCCAGTGGCTTGA